From a region of the Pseudanabaena sp. PCC 7367 genome:
- a CDS encoding PAS domain-containing sensor histidine kinase translates to MQHKDIPDRLRALEAANQSLQRQLEQEIADRQRAETALHEKETQHQLLSLELRQSEYRFRTFFEGNRDALLITSEQGLVECNPAAVAMFGYSQKEQLLQVKPWEMSPPLQPDGRDSAEKAAAFFQLAHQNHGYNFEWVHLRADGTEFYAQVHLMPIELEGKRLWQVVIRDITDRKEAETELQEAISLLNSILKTLPGLFFVKDGQGRYVVTNTNLAQFFDKSINRIIGKTDAELLPAEVAARAMAKDQEVMAQNKSISYEEVISRQGVDHTYLTTKTPFYNIKGDLAGLIGLAQDITDRKIVEKELKEANILLNSILETLPGLFFVKDLEGRHLTLNSNMARFFNRSIAEVIGKTDLDLLPPAIAAEIRRKDQEIIQQRQMQHFEEVIPTDGVARTYLKIKTPFYDAEGEIAGLIGLAQDITDRKEIERSQARLTAILDATSDFVGIANMAGHQLYMNAAGYRMLEIPADLNIEGQPLSEHIPDWAKPIVLEQGIPTAIEAGIWQGESGLITHHGREIPVSQVIIAHKNAAGKPEYLSTIVRDISAQKQVEASLQQKATELKAALEEVQRTQSQLVQTEKMSSLGQLVAGVAHEINNPVNFIYGNLVHADRYAQDLLGVLKLFQQHYPNPAPEIQDEIEAIELDFIEEDLPNLLASMKVGADRIQKIVLSLRNFSRMDEAEIKNVDIHEGIDSTLVILQNRLKAKSDHPEIKVNRTYGDLPTLTCYAGQLNQVFMNILTNAIDAIEEENYGLRSQGQPFKSSEINITTQVLNTDRLEIRFADNGPGMPEKTRARLFDPFFTTKEVGKGTGLGLSISYQIVTEKHGGELTCNSEQGKGTEFVIILPLKELADY, encoded by the coding sequence ATGCAGCATAAAGATATCCCCGATCGCTTGCGAGCTTTAGAAGCAGCAAACCAAAGTTTACAACGGCAACTGGAGCAAGAAATTGCCGATCGGCAACGGGCGGAAACTGCCCTCCATGAAAAAGAAACCCAGCATCAATTACTATCGCTTGAATTACGGCAGTCCGAGTATAGATTTCGCACCTTTTTTGAAGGAAATCGAGATGCGCTGCTGATCACCTCAGAACAGGGACTGGTTGAGTGCAATCCAGCCGCAGTGGCAATGTTTGGCTATAGCCAGAAGGAGCAGTTGTTGCAGGTGAAACCCTGGGAGATGTCGCCCCCGCTTCAACCGGATGGGCGTGATTCGGCCGAAAAAGCCGCCGCCTTTTTTCAATTGGCCCATCAAAATCATGGCTATAACTTTGAGTGGGTGCATCTAAGGGCAGATGGCACTGAGTTCTATGCCCAGGTTCACTTAATGCCGATCGAGTTGGAGGGTAAGCGCTTGTGGCAGGTGGTGATTCGGGATATTACCGATCGCAAAGAGGCCGAAACCGAGCTACAGGAAGCGATTTCTCTGCTTAATTCAATTTTGAAAACCCTGCCGGGGCTTTTCTTTGTTAAGGATGGCCAGGGTCGCTATGTGGTAACGAATACCAATTTAGCGCAATTCTTTGATAAATCGATCAATCGGATTATTGGTAAAACCGATGCCGAACTTTTACCAGCAGAGGTTGCCGCCAGGGCTATGGCTAAAGATCAAGAAGTGATGGCGCAAAATAAGAGTATTAGCTATGAAGAAGTTATTTCTAGGCAGGGGGTTGATCACACCTATCTGACCACTAAGACCCCTTTCTATAATATTAAGGGCGATCTTGCCGGTTTAATTGGCCTGGCGCAGGATATTACCGATCGCAAGATTGTGGAGAAAGAACTCAAAGAAGCCAATATTTTACTTAATTCGATCTTAGAAACACTGCCGGGGCTTTTCTTTGTCAAAGATCTAGAGGGGCGACATCTGACTCTGAATTCTAATATGGCTAGATTCTTTAATCGATCGATCGCCGAGGTGATTGGCAAAACCGATCTTGACTTGTTGCCCCCGGCAATTGCCGCTGAAATCAGGCGTAAAGACCAGGAAATTATTCAGCAGCGCCAAATGCAACATTTTGAAGAAGTGATTCCCACCGATGGGGTCGCTCGCACCTACCTTAAAATCAAAACTCCTTTTTATGATGCAGAAGGCGAGATTGCTGGTTTAATTGGTCTGGCGCAGGATATTACCGATCGCAAGGAGATTGAACGCTCCCAGGCCAGACTCACGGCGATTTTGGATGCCACTTCAGACTTTGTCGGCATTGCCAATATGGCCGGCCACCAGCTCTATATGAATGCGGCGGGCTATCGGATGTTAGAAATTCCTGCCGATCTAAATATTGAGGGTCAGCCACTCAGTGAGCATATTCCCGACTGGGCGAAGCCAATCGTCTTAGAACAGGGCATCCCCACCGCGATCGAGGCTGGCATCTGGCAGGGTGAATCGGGATTGATTACTCATCATGGCCGCGAAATTCCCGTTTCCCAGGTGATCATTGCCCACAAAAATGCCGCTGGCAAGCCAGAATATCTTTCTACGATCGTGCGCGATATTTCCGCCCAAAAGCAAGTAGAAGCATCTTTGCAACAAAAGGCAACGGAATTAAAAGCAGCTCTTGAAGAAGTCCAGCGCACCCAATCGCAGTTGGTACAAACAGAGAAAATGTCCAGCCTGGGACAGTTGGTGGCGGGGGTTGCCCACGAAATCAATAATCCGGTTAATTTTATCTATGGCAATCTGGTTCATGCCGATCGCTATGCCCAGGATTTGCTAGGGGTTCTAAAGCTGTTCCAACAGCATTATCCTAACCCAGCGCCAGAGATTCAGGATGAAATCGAAGCGATCGAATTGGACTTCATTGAAGAAGACCTGCCCAACTTGCTCGCATCAATGAAGGTGGGAGCCGATCGGATTCAGAAAATTGTTCTATCCCTGCGTAACTTTTCGCGGATGGATGAAGCGGAAATCAAAAATGTGGATATCCACGAAGGGATCGATAGCACCCTGGTGATTCTGCAAAATCGCTTGAAGGCCAAATCCGATCACCCGGAAATTAAGGTGAATCGCACCTATGGCGATCTGCCAACGCTGACTTGCTATGCGGGGCAATTGAATCAGGTGTTTATGAATATTCTCACCAATGCGATCGATGCGATCGAAGAAGAGAACTATGGTTTACGATCGCAAGGACAACCGTTCAAATCCAGTGAGATTAACATCACCACCCAGGTTTTAAATACAGATCGGCTTGAAATTCGGTTCGCTGACAATGGCCCCGGTATGCCAGAAAAGACCAGGGCGCGATTGTTCGATCCCTTCTTTACCACTAAGGAAGTGGGCAAGGGCACCGGCTTGGGTTTATCAATTAGCTATCAAATTGTGACCGAAAAACATGGTGGCGAGCTGACCTGTAATTCAGAGCAGGGCAAGGGGACAGAATTTGTGATTATATTGCCACTAAAAGAATTAGCAGACTATTAA
- a CDS encoding P-loop NTPase fold protein: protein MKSIIDVIKSEVNPFDKHGHAKNFTRAEFDPEHNVSSIHADELLETEKVLDQVIADGQSRTIVIKGASGSGKTHFLSRVKQTLNQKAFFAYIEPYPQSDAIRKHILRYTVDSLILPPEGKQESQLMLWLKGLSVFKEKNITELLTTDIGELFLSQRKKFVKKLKDRYKHKGVYNADLFFSVLYDLTNAETYDAACEWLKGDDISEAALKELGLKESIKSENEAWKYLANFGKIADETQPIVLCFDQLESNARAIEGLSLQPLFDVNSAIHNEAWRNFLIIISLRSETWEKNKRQLHASDLARIDAGIKLKSINLDQAEDLWASRLAPLHSKIPTRPKSRIAPLKHKNLVDRIPGGKTYPRQTLSLGWELINQIKCDGGTVESDYIALFKLLWRDELRNTIARITKPNQKSSPELVRMLQQVLSTLFETNVRVPLLSRTKFSHYSLHFQPSQNPGNMGVVWTEDQNMTSFFHIMNACQKAIEKNQCQRLYLLRASKLGRPNTKGYKHYQKIFTGDRHAHIVVDMESIHYIATYYKLFNDSLAGDLVIGNKLIGLPELQDLIRQSKVFEKCSLTSQLSGLNQKAKTKTVPPPKTVTPPIPPPSPTPKMEEIDEYIQDVMKTQHMLARLTLIGKVSEEFKAISRVQIEQKVQQLGKEEKIIKIINPQAPINEQLVCFVPSYNK from the coding sequence ATGAAGTCAATTATTGATGTGATTAAAAGTGAAGTAAATCCTTTTGATAAACATGGTCATGCTAAAAACTTTACCAGAGCAGAATTTGATCCTGAGCATAATGTTAGTTCGATTCATGCTGATGAACTTTTAGAAACGGAGAAAGTGCTGGATCAGGTTATCGCTGATGGTCAAAGTCGCACGATCGTGATCAAAGGTGCAAGTGGTTCTGGGAAAACTCATTTTTTATCACGGGTAAAGCAAACCCTCAATCAAAAGGCATTCTTTGCCTACATTGAACCTTATCCCCAAAGTGATGCGATTAGAAAACATATTCTGCGCTATACCGTTGATAGCCTGATCCTGCCGCCTGAGGGCAAACAAGAATCTCAGCTAATGCTCTGGTTAAAGGGACTTTCTGTCTTCAAGGAAAAAAATATTACAGAGCTGCTAACTACTGATATTGGCGAGCTGTTTCTGAGCCAGAGAAAGAAATTTGTTAAGAAACTAAAGGACAGATACAAACATAAAGGCGTTTACAATGCTGATTTATTCTTTAGTGTTTTGTATGACCTGACTAATGCCGAAACCTATGATGCTGCTTGCGAATGGTTAAAAGGCGACGACATCAGCGAAGCAGCTCTCAAAGAATTAGGTTTGAAAGAATCGATCAAATCGGAAAATGAAGCGTGGAAATATTTAGCAAACTTTGGCAAAATCGCCGATGAAACCCAACCAATTGTTTTATGTTTCGATCAACTAGAAAGCAATGCGCGGGCAATTGAAGGGTTATCTTTACAACCCTTATTTGATGTCAACTCTGCGATACATAATGAAGCATGGCGTAATTTTCTGATCATTATTAGTCTGCGAAGCGAAACATGGGAAAAAAACAAAAGGCAGCTTCACGCTTCCGATTTAGCCAGAATTGATGCTGGCATTAAACTAAAGTCAATCAATCTTGATCAAGCAGAGGATCTATGGGCTTCTCGCCTAGCTCCGCTACATAGTAAGATTCCAACTCGCCCCAAATCACGAATTGCTCCCCTCAAGCATAAAAATTTAGTTGATCGCATTCCGGGTGGCAAGACATATCCTCGCCAAACCTTGAGCCTGGGATGGGAATTAATCAATCAAATTAAGTGCGATGGAGGGACAGTAGAATCCGACTATATAGCCCTATTTAAACTCCTATGGCGAGATGAGTTGAGAAACACGATCGCTAGGATTACTAAACCCAATCAAAAGTCATCGCCAGAATTAGTGCGCATGCTCCAACAGGTCTTGAGCACTTTGTTTGAGACTAATGTTAGGGTCCCGTTACTGTCGCGCACTAAATTTAGCCATTATTCGTTGCACTTCCAGCCCAGCCAAAATCCAGGAAATATGGGCGTAGTATGGACTGAAGACCAGAATATGACCAGTTTTTTTCACATTATGAATGCTTGCCAAAAGGCGATCGAGAAAAATCAATGCCAGCGATTGTATTTGTTAAGGGCAAGTAAGCTGGGCAGGCCAAATACCAAAGGATATAAGCACTATCAAAAAATTTTTACTGGCGATCGCCATGCCCACATCGTAGTGGATATGGAGTCAATTCATTACATTGCGACCTACTACAAATTATTCAATGATTCCCTCGCCGGAGATTTAGTGATCGGGAATAAATTAATAGGGCTGCCAGAATTACAAGATTTAATTCGTCAATCTAAGGTGTTTGAAAAATGCTCGTTGACCAGTCAGTTATCCGGTTTAAATCAAAAAGCCAAAACTAAGACTGTTCCCCCCCCAAAAACAGTAACTCCTCCAATTCCCCCACCATCACCTACACCCAAAATGGAAGAAATTGATGAGTATATTCAAGATGTCATGAAAACTCAGCACATGCTTGCCAGACTTACTCTGATCGGCAAAGTATCGGAAGAGTTCAAAGCAATTTCTAGAGTACAGATTGAGCAAAAGGTACAGCAGCTTGGTAAGGAGGAAAAAATCATCAAGATTATCAACCCACAAGCACCCATTAATGAACAACTAGTTTGTTTTGTTCCTAGTTATAACAAATGA
- a CDS encoding phycobiliprotein lyase translates to MDAMQFFRQSSGNWRSQRTTHHLAFRRSEIGDSAIYVETLSTEHPKIAEICAMHEADPNEAIGGAFVTWQSSMAWDQEKENHVGETIFVLIPTDADRRQGKLLRERGYAEITPIVGEYHLDEENGLVLITDYETTNSYERFWFVNEDVRLRASTVKRFGGFSTATFCIETKETQAEAEETSATQVGNKLKPVIDPNIKADLGYSILGW, encoded by the coding sequence ATGGATGCCATGCAGTTTTTCCGCCAGAGTTCTGGTAACTGGCGATCGCAACGAACCACCCATCATCTGGCCTTTCGGCGCTCAGAAATTGGCGATTCGGCTATTTATGTGGAGACGCTTTCGACGGAACATCCCAAAATTGCCGAAATTTGCGCCATGCATGAAGCCGACCCCAATGAAGCGATCGGTGGTGCGTTTGTGACCTGGCAAAGCTCAATGGCCTGGGATCAAGAGAAAGAGAATCATGTCGGTGAAACCATCTTTGTATTGATTCCCACTGATGCTGATCGCCGTCAGGGTAAGCTATTGCGCGAGCGCGGTTATGCGGAAATCACGCCGATCGTGGGCGAGTACCACCTCGACGAAGAGAATGGATTGGTGTTGATTACTGATTATGAAACTACCAATTCCTATGAACGATTCTGGTTTGTGAATGAAGATGTGCGCTTGCGTGCCAGTACGGTCAAGCGGTTTGGTGGTTTTAGTACCGCTACTTTTTGCATTGAAACGAAGGAAACCCAAGCAGAAGCTGAAGAGACTTCTGCAACTCAGGTAGGCAACAAGCTCAAACCGGTGATCGATCCTAATATCAAGGCTGATCTGGGCTATTCGATTCTGGGCTGGTAG
- a CDS encoding FkbM family methyltransferase, whose product MSDLNKIFAAVESIDFLDIGCSGSLDDKWAELLPLLAYTGFDPNAEECDRLSGLPHKYKAVQYLPYAIAGEAGTQTMYKTESIFCYSLLQPNSDWLNRFSFADLFSDRGQAAVTCTTLDLLATEQGLRADIMKIDSQGLELPILEAGNKVLSEAFCVETETGFLENYHQETTYAQIDQFMRSQGFLMFDLQPRYMSRKNHLAGQGAHQPLWCEVVWLFDFVGQHGQKRQPSLVQALKALLICKALKYFDYGFELATYFKDTGVIDQATFTALEDPQFWQSRMGYAKRKKPQTKAGKLLNLLPESINKRLLFGLKEVLD is encoded by the coding sequence ATGAGTGATCTAAACAAAATTTTTGCAGCGGTTGAATCGATCGATTTCTTGGATATTGGTTGCAGCGGCAGTCTGGATGATAAATGGGCAGAACTATTACCATTGCTGGCCTACACTGGCTTTGACCCCAATGCCGAAGAATGCGATCGCCTGAGTGGTTTGCCCCACAAATATAAGGCGGTGCAATATCTGCCCTATGCGATCGCTGGGGAAGCGGGAACCCAGACGATGTATAAGACCGAGAGCATTTTTTGTTATTCGCTGTTGCAGCCCAATTCAGATTGGCTGAATCGGTTCTCTTTTGCAGATTTGTTTAGCGATCGCGGCCAGGCGGCGGTAACCTGCACCACCCTGGATCTGCTGGCAACGGAGCAGGGGCTCAGGGCAGACATCATGAAAATTGATTCGCAAGGGTTGGAATTACCAATTCTGGAAGCTGGTAATAAGGTTTTGAGTGAAGCTTTTTGCGTGGAAACGGAAACCGGATTCCTGGAGAATTATCACCAGGAAACTACCTACGCCCAGATCGATCAATTCATGCGATCGCAGGGCTTCTTGATGTTTGATCTGCAACCCCGTTATATGAGCCGCAAAAATCATTTAGCTGGCCAGGGCGCTCATCAACCGCTCTGGTGCGAGGTGGTGTGGCTGTTTGACTTTGTTGGTCAACATGGCCAAAAACGGCAACCCTCACTGGTGCAGGCTCTCAAAGCTTTATTAATCTGCAAGGCGCTGAAGTATTTTGATTATGGGTTTGAGTTGGCCACCTATTTCAAGGACACTGGGGTAATTGACCAAGCCACATTTACTGCCCTGGAAGACCCCCAATTTTGGCAGTCCCGCATGGGGTATGCGAAGCGGAAAAAGCCACAAACCAAGGCTGGCAAGCTGCTTAATCTCTTGCCGGAGAGCATTAATAAACGTCTGTTATTCGGCCTGAAAGAGGTACTTGATTAG
- a CDS encoding DNA translocase FtsK, translating to MMAESLSVTKVKLAFECPRLFYLGHRFGGMTMFVPAGKTIGLGRAFHNLSSQFATIARQDSRFQDLFKPEADRLEVGTIAEQMQQLFYEQAFYPYLEKAIANDASQAPALLQLWQGLIGLIQRWAELLVNNRRFCSADEVIRSTFLAQELSVEHTFTLPNGKTQLVKGKFDSLVYDFTKHRLCVVEYKTYQAIDRSAQLAQVALYGYMLREKIGLQIDSAVYSVMPDWQEITFSWQQLKETVHKIIPDRLAQMQTWLAWEPGKPEPPPPTSQPNLLCPICPQFNKCQSFFPAPESDQIADSINVTTDKQKAVTAKTSVKRTQKQKTTKRSPRLPDTGSESSIDATAIGRDLVAALQSFGTDVEYVGAAIAPAFIRIKLKPQAGVRVNSILRLTDDLRVQLGLNHPPLISPQAGYVSVDLPRPDRQTAYFEQYVNAEDEQSTGSCQIAIGVDLEGKLVEADLSNPNTCHFLVGGTTGSGKSEFLRSLLLSLTVRHSADLLKIALVDPKRVTFPEFERMPWLYSPVVKDSDRAVELMQELVDEMDNRYQKFEIAKCAEIGTYNQQHFDRLIPRIICIFDEYADFMSEKEVRIELEHSIKRLGAMARAAGIHLIVATQRPEARVVTPIIRSNLPGRVALRTASDADSAIVLGGKQTDAVNLLGKGDLLYLSGAQLMRLQSLFARDVTTFLSS from the coding sequence ATGATGGCAGAATCGCTAAGTGTCACTAAAGTTAAGCTTGCGTTCGAATGCCCGCGATTGTTTTATCTGGGGCATAGATTTGGCGGCATGACTATGTTTGTCCCAGCAGGAAAGACAATCGGATTGGGCAGGGCTTTTCACAATTTATCCAGTCAATTTGCTACCATCGCCAGACAGGACAGTCGCTTTCAAGATTTATTCAAGCCAGAAGCCGATCGCCTCGAGGTAGGAACTATTGCCGAGCAAATGCAGCAGTTGTTTTATGAACAGGCTTTTTATCCATACTTAGAAAAGGCGATCGCCAATGATGCCAGCCAAGCCCCAGCATTGCTTCAACTATGGCAAGGTTTAATCGGCTTAATCCAGCGGTGGGCGGAATTACTAGTCAACAATCGCCGTTTCTGTTCTGCCGATGAGGTAATTAGATCTACTTTTCTGGCTCAAGAATTGAGTGTGGAGCATACTTTCACACTTCCTAATGGCAAAACGCAACTGGTGAAGGGAAAATTTGACAGTCTGGTTTATGACTTTACCAAGCACCGCCTATGTGTGGTCGAATATAAGACATATCAGGCGATCGATCGATCTGCCCAATTAGCTCAGGTAGCGCTTTATGGCTATATGCTGCGTGAAAAAATTGGTTTGCAGATTGATTCGGCTGTGTACAGCGTGATGCCAGATTGGCAGGAAATCACTTTCTCCTGGCAGCAGCTAAAAGAGACAGTACATAAAATAATTCCTGACCGATTAGCCCAGATGCAAACCTGGCTTGCGTGGGAGCCAGGCAAACCCGAGCCGCCCCCACCTACTTCACAACCAAATCTACTCTGCCCCATCTGCCCCCAATTTAATAAATGCCAGAGTTTTTTCCCAGCTCCGGAATCTGATCAGATTGCAGATTCAATAAATGTAACTACAGATAAGCAAAAAGCTGTTACCGCAAAGACTTCAGTAAAACGCACTCAGAAACAAAAGACAACTAAGCGATCGCCACGACTACCAGATACAGGATCAGAAAGTAGTATCGACGCTACAGCGATCGGCCGAGATTTAGTGGCGGCTTTGCAATCCTTTGGTACTGATGTTGAATATGTTGGTGCGGCGATCGCCCCTGCTTTTATTCGCATCAAATTAAAACCTCAAGCTGGCGTGAGAGTTAATTCAATCTTGCGGCTAACCGATGATTTAAGAGTGCAACTGGGTTTAAATCATCCACCTTTGATCTCGCCCCAGGCAGGTTATGTCAGTGTTGATCTCCCTCGCCCCGATCGCCAAACAGCCTATTTTGAGCAATATGTTAATGCTGAAGACGAACAGTCAACAGGATCATGTCAAATAGCCATTGGTGTTGATCTTGAAGGCAAACTGGTCGAAGCCGATTTATCTAATCCTAATACCTGCCATTTTTTAGTTGGCGGGACAACCGGCAGTGGCAAAAGCGAATTTCTGCGATCGCTACTGCTAAGTTTGACCGTTCGCCATAGTGCCGATCTTTTAAAAATTGCCCTCGTCGATCCCAAACGAGTTACCTTCCCAGAGTTTGAGCGGATGCCCTGGCTGTATTCGCCAGTTGTCAAAGATAGCGATCGCGCAGTTGAACTGATGCAGGAATTGGTAGATGAAATGGACAATCGTTACCAAAAATTTGAAATAGCAAAATGTGCTGAGATTGGAACCTATAACCAACAGCATTTCGATCGGTTAATACCTCGCATCATCTGCATTTTTGATGAGTATGCAGACTTTATGTCAGAGAAAGAAGTACGCATAGAATTAGAACACAGTATTAAGCGATTAGGTGCAATGGCGAGGGCAGCAGGCATCCATTTGATTGTTGCCACTCAGCGCCCAGAAGCAAGGGTAGTTACACCGATAATCCGCTCTAACCTTCCTGGTCGGGTGGCACTACGCACTGCTAGTGATGCTGATTCTGCGATTGTGCTTGGTGGTAAACAAACTGATGCTGTCAATCTCTTAGGCAAAGGTGATTTACTCTATTTATCTGGTGCACAACTTATGCGACTGCAGAGTTTATTCGCACGCGATGTCACAACATTTTTAAGTTCCTAA